One Companilactobacillus heilongjiangensis genomic window, GCCACGTTCGACCAGAAGTGAGCTGTGAAAATACCACCTTTGAAAACAAAGATACCTATTACAATAAATGCAAACAGTGGAATCAACTTACAAATAGTAATGATCGTATTCATTGCTGCAGCTGATTCAACACCGCGATTAACAATAAAGGTCAACGTCCAGGAAACGATACTCGCGAAGATTACCGACGGAATGTTTTGTCCACCTTTAAAGACTGGGAAGAAATAACCTAACGAACTCATCAATACAGTCGCGAAGGCCACATTTCCGAGCCATGCACTTAACCAATACCCCCATCCGCTGACAAAGCCAGCAAAGTTGCCGAATCCAGCTTGTGCATAAGCTTGGATCCCTTCTGATTCAGGTTGTTTCAGTAACAAGTTATTCAGCGATAAAGCCAACATCATGATACCGAACCCAACCACTAACCATGCTAGTAAAACCGGACCAGGGGCAGCTCCTCCTGCAAGTGAGCTCGTTAAGGTAAATACACCTGAGCCAATGGAACTCGTAACAACAGCCGCTGTCAGAGCTCCTAGTGATAGACCCTTCTTTTCTTCCATACTAATCATTCCTTTAGCGCATAGTGCTAGTTGATAATTTATTATAAACATTCATATCAACAGTATTTCAGTAACTAACGTTGGCTGAATATTAAGGGATTTTAATATTTTTACATTCGACTAATTAGTCGGAAGAGTTGGAAAATATTTGTGTGCCGTGGTAGTGAATATTTTCCAGCTCTGTAGACGGGATATTTAACTAGCACTACACGTTTCCTTTATTAAAAATTCAGAATGAAAAAAGGGCCAACCATTACGATTAGCCCCTTCTCCAATAACTGATTAAACCTTAGGGATGAACAAGTTACCTAGAGTTGCTGCCATAATGGCTTTAATGGAGTGCATTCTGTTTTCAGCTTCTTCAAATTGACGTGCATATTTGCTTCTGAAGACTTCGTCTGTTACTTCCATTTCATTTAGACCATATTTAGCCTTGATGTCTTGTCCATACTTTGTATTTGTATCATGGAAAGCAGGTAGACAGTGCATGAAGATGATTTGGTCATCTGGTTGACCTGTCTTCTTGATCATATCCATATTTACTTGATATGGTTTGAGTAATTTAATTCTTTCGTCCCATTGACTTTCTTCACCCATTGATACCCATACGTCAGTATAGATAACGTTAGTGCCTTTAACACCTTCTTCAATGTTGTCAGTAATCATGAACTTGCTGCCTGACTTGTCAGCATATGCTTGAGCAGTGTCAACAACACTTTGTTCTGGGAACAATTCCTTAGGAGCAACGATATGGATGTTTACACCCAACATTGAACCTGTAACTAAGAAACTGTTTGCCATGTTATTACGACCGTCACCAACGAATGTCAAAGTCTTACCTTTGATGTCGCCAAATGTTTCTTTCATTGTCATGAAATCAGCAAGCATTTGTGTTGGGTGCCATTCATCTGTCAAACCATTCCATACAGGAACGCCTGAGAATTTAGCAAGCCCTTCAACAGTCTTTTGTGAGAATCCACGGAATTCGATACCGTCGAACATACTACCAAGTACACGACCTGTATCTTCAACACTTTCCTTGCTTCCAAGTTGAATGTCGTTTGATCCTAAGAATTCTGGATGTGCGCCTAAATCAATAGCTGCAGTTGTGAAAGCTGAACGTGTACGTGTTGAATTCTTTTCGAATAACAATGCGATGTTCTTGCCTTCTAGATAATGATGAGGAATACCCTTCTTCTTTAGGGCCTTTAAATGTAGTCCGAAATCAATTAAATATTCTAATTCTTCTGGTGTGTAGTCCTTTTCTGCTAATAGACTTCTACCTTGAAATACTGAAGTTTCTTTACCTTTATAATCCAAAATCATTCCTCCTAGTGAGTATTAGAATTAGTTTATCACTTAGTTCTAATTATATTAAAACTATTTTAAGTCTTCACGAACTAATGGCATACTCATACAACGAGGGCCCCCACGACCACGTGATAATTCACTTGAAACTGTCTCCAAAACTTTCAAGCCGTGTTGTCTTAGGATTTCGTTCGATACGTAGTTTCTATCATAAGTAACTACGACACCGGGTGCGATTGCCAAAGTGTTTGAACCATCATTCCATTGCTCTCTAGGTGCAATGATTGGATCACCGTTACCTGTTGGAATCAAATCAAGGTCATCTAGGTTAAGTACATTCTTTAGTACACCCTTCAAGTCTTGACTGTGTTCCATTGTTAAGTCGCCATCTTTACCTGGATGGATTGTCCATGTATCGATCTTGCCACCTTCACCAAGAATACCTGGGTGAACTGTAAATTGATCGTAGTTGATCATTGTAAATACAGTGTCCAAATGCATCATTGCGTGGTTATGTGGAATCTTGATAGCAACAACTGTATCGTATGTGCCCTCAGCGAATAGATTTCTAGCAATATCTTGAATAGCAGTTGCTGATGTTCTTTGAGAAACACCAATTGCTAAGACGTGATCACTAAGAACTAATTCGTCTCCACCTTCGATACGGTGTGTGTGGTTTCTGTTACGCCATACATGTAAACCTTTGTCAGCAAAACGTGGGTGGTGGTCAATGATTGCTTCCATAAACATTGATTCACGTTGTCTTGCAGCGAAAGTCATATGGTTGATACTTAGTCCTTCACCGATTGAAGCTGCCGGGTCTCTAGTGAAATAGAGGTTTGGCATAGGATCCATGAAGAATGGATAATCTGAGTCTTCAGCGGCACTGACAAGGTCTGTCGGGGTAAAGTCAATGTCATTCTTACGAACACCGATCATCAATTGATTAACTAAAGCTGGTGTGTCAAGACTCATCAAGAATTCCTTCAATGCGTCATGATCTGCGCCAGTAGCGTAATCAGATTCGCGAAGCATCTTTTCAACGAAAGCATCTTTGATGTTTCCGGCGTCGATTGCTTCAGCAGCTAAATCATCAAGATAAAGGACTTCTGTTCCGTTATCCCTCAAAATTTGTGCAAAGTTATCATGCTCTTTTTGAGCAATTGGTAAATATGGGATGTCATCGAACAATAGTCGGGGCATTGTGTCGGGTGTAATGTTTTCAACTTCCTGTCCGGGACGTTTCAACATTACTACATCTAATTTGCCAATTTCTGAAGTAACATGGATTGGTTTTGTCATAAAAAATCACTCCTTAATTTTGAATTTCGTTACCGACATCTACTATATCGGACAGCTATACCTTTTGCAAGCGGTTTCATAACTATTTTACTTCATGGTATATATATTTTAATTTTACAACGAATCACGATTGGCTCCATATCTAGCAAGGGATAGAACTAATTAAAAAATTTCTAATCAAAAATAAATTTTTAAAATGGGCAAAATGCAGGACAAGATATTGTAAGTGCTTTCTGAAATCAACCGATTTATAATATTTTGTGCAATAAAAAAGTCAAAAAAGAATCAAAAAAAGACCATTCAATTTTGGAATTGAATGATCTGAGTTAATTTATAATTGTAAACTAGTTGATGGATTGGGATTTATTTAGTTTTTTCTTATACGTTAAAAAGATTATCGTTTTATAAGTCTATTCTTATTTGAAAGTTGAGTACAAAAAAAGAGAGGCAATTGATTGCCTCTCCTTACATTACGTTATTTACCGTTCTTTTGAACAGCTTTAACTGCTTGCTTGTGTGTACCGTTGTATAGTTTCCATTTCTTGCCATCAGGAGTTTTAATAGTTGTCTTGCCTGTCTTAACGAAGACCCAGTTGTTAAAGTCAGGTTCTCTCATAACTCTGAAACCGTCAATCTTGAACTTCTTTGGATCTTTCTTATCCATAACTAACTTAGATTTCTTAAAGTCAGAAATAACTGTCTTTGAACCATTCTTTGCGACACGAACGAATTGAACTGTCTTGTGATCCTTACCAGTAAAGAATGTAAGGTACTCATCCTTATTGCCATCACTTACACCAACGTAGTCATGGTTCTTGATTTCAGATTTTGTAATCTTTTTAGCTGAATGTTGTTCAACTTGCTTTGTACTGTTTGTGTTAGAACAACCAGTAGCAACGGTAGCAAAACCACCCATTAATGAAACAGCGGCCAAAAAAGTAACCAATGTCTTTTTCATTATAATCTTCTCCTTGAAGCAATTTATTGATAGAAATCTATCATTACTTCTGATTTTATGGTAATGAAAACCAAAAATCAATTTATATTGTAAATTCTCCGAACAATTTTAGATAAACTTTATCTTTTTGGAAAAAGTTATTGTATAATAAGAGAGTTGTGAAATGCGAACTTAGTTTAATGGTAAAATACCAGCTTCCCAAGCTAGTGTCGCGAGTTCGATTCTCGTAGTTCGCTTTAGAGCTTTTTCAAGTAGTGAAACAATGTTATATCAAACGTTAGTCTTAATTGACTAGCGTTTTTTTGTTTTTAGAAATATTTCAATATTAATCTAATTTATCTTTACTGTGCAGTAAAACTACTAATACCTTTTCGAAATAACTTTTCAAAGAATGTATCTAATTCCTCAACACTCATTTCCGGATGACTCAACCAATATTTAACCAATCCCAACAAAGCTGAAGAAATATATTGAGCCAACAGTTCCTTCTGCCTACTATCTAATCCATTGAAACGGTGTGAATTCTCAATTGTCTTTAAACCTTTGGCGGTTAAGAAATTAACAAAACTATCATAGAACTTAGAATCACCATTAGGACTCAACAAAATGGTGATAATCGCTCTTTTTTCATTAATCGATTCTAAGACCTTTAACACTTGAGATCTATCATCCTCTTCACTAATTCCATATTGATCAATTTTATCCAGACCATTCAAAATATCATTTTCGATAGCTTCCAAAATAGCCAGTTTATTAACATAATGACGATAAACTGTAGTCCGGTTGACCTTGCTGTAGTCGGCAATTGCCATAATCGTGATTTCTTCCAAACTTTTTTCTTTCATCAACACCAATAAGGCTGTCTGAATTTTTTCATCTGTATTATTCATAATTATCTCCCTTGCAACAAATTCAACTAACTTGTGGCTTAAAAATATTTCCTTATTTTCCACTATTTTGGTAGCGAATACAATACGGTTTTTGAATTAAAAAACATTGAATAAAATGTATTTCACCATGGATTTATTGATAGAAACATCCCTGTTAAATTAGCATGTAATACTTATGATGACGTATTCATTTACTAATTATTTTTATAAGAATACTCTCAGCTCTGGAAACGACCAAAATAAAAAGACCACTTCATCGGAAGTGATCCCTTAAATTAAACTTTAAATTAAGCCATCTTTAATTTTCCGACAGCTTCTTCAATTGTTTTACCATCTGCAAAAACGTGAGTGTTTTTATCTTCAACAGTAAACAACTGAGATTTTGTATTTAATTCTACGCGATACTTCATTTGTCTACCTCCCAATTAATTATTTCTTTATATCTGCTCAACGGATAATAAATGAAATTATATTCTTTATTTATTAAAATGCAAGCCCTTTCTTTTTAATAAATTGACCTAATGATGATTTTTACAGTGGCATAATTTTTAAATTCTCGATATAATGAGGTACAGAGTATAAGGAGAAGATGCAAAATGAAGAACATGTCCAAAAAAGAATATCCGTCGTGGTACCCTCGTAAACGGGGGCATAACACAGTAGAGTTTAATAAGCCAGATAAATGGTACGAATGGTCGGCCATTCTGGATGTTATCTTTTTTGCGATTTTTTTACTTATCATAAATCATTAGACTAAAGGAGCAACGTTTGGATCATATATTCCAAACACTGCTCCTTTTTTATTGTCAAAATTCAGCAAGATCAATGTACAAACCAAATATTAACAACTAATGTTATATTTTTATATTCCAAATTTGCTATAATTAAATTAAGGAGGCGGTAACATGGCTTTGAATATTAACTTGGTAAACGGCCGTAGCATTCATATCACTGACGAAACATATATTATTGCATGGAAATATCAATCATCAATGATGGCAAGTAATGCGGACCACTATTATCTAGATTGTATTTTTAAGGGTGGTTTTGAGGACGGCAAGATCACTGAAGAAGACGAAGAGAACAAATTGGAAGGTCTTATCAGCGCAGCCGATTGGTTGACAATTGGTAAAGACAACAAGAACTCTTTGAAAACTACCGCTGTTTTAAGTATCACCAGAGATTAATTGCACACTAAAAAGGACCCAGTCAATTGACTGGGTCCT contains:
- the arcA gene encoding arginine deiminase; the protein is MTKPIHVTSEIGKLDVVMLKRPGQEVENITPDTMPRLLFDDIPYLPIAQKEHDNFAQILRDNGTEVLYLDDLAAEAIDAGNIKDAFVEKMLRESDYATGADHDALKEFLMSLDTPALVNQLMIGVRKNDIDFTPTDLVSAAEDSDYPFFMDPMPNLYFTRDPAASIGEGLSINHMTFAARQRESMFMEAIIDHHPRFADKGLHVWRNRNHTHRIEGGDELVLSDHVLAIGVSQRTSATAIQDIARNLFAEGTYDTVVAIKIPHNHAMMHLDTVFTMINYDQFTVHPGILGEGGKIDTWTIHPGKDGDLTMEHSQDLKGVLKNVLNLDDLDLIPTGNGDPIIAPREQWNDGSNTLAIAPGVVVTYDRNYVSNEILRQHGLKVLETVSSELSRGRGGPRCMSMPLVREDLK
- the argF gene encoding ornithine carbamoyltransferase; its protein translation is MDYKGKETSVFQGRSLLAEKDYTPEELEYLIDFGLHLKALKKKGIPHHYLEGKNIALLFEKNSTRTRSAFTTAAIDLGAHPEFLGSNDIQLGSKESVEDTGRVLGSMFDGIEFRGFSQKTVEGLAKFSGVPVWNGLTDEWHPTQMLADFMTMKETFGDIKGKTLTFVGDGRNNMANSFLVTGSMLGVNIHIVAPKELFPEQSVVDTAQAYADKSGSKFMITDNIEEGVKGTNVIYTDVWVSMGEESQWDERIKLLKPYQVNMDMIKKTGQPDDQIIFMHCLPAFHDTNTKYGQDIKAKYGLNEMEVTDEVFRSKYARQFEEAENRMHSIKAIMAATLGNLFIPKV
- a CDS encoding TetR/AcrR family transcriptional regulator; amino-acid sequence: MNNTDEKIQTALLVLMKEKSLEEITIMAIADYSKVNRTTVYRHYVNKLAILEAIENDILNGLDKIDQYGISEEDDRSQVLKVLESINEKRAIITILLSPNGDSKFYDSFVNFLTAKGLKTIENSHRFNGLDSRQKELLAQYISSALLGLVKYWLSHPEMSVEELDTFFEKLFRKGISSFTAQ